TTCCCACCATCCGACGTCGTTTGCTCCTCCAACAGATAACCGATTTGATCAGATAACAGTTTCGCCTataaaaaaggagaagaaagagtataaatgtttaatttattatttgcaTTTCTTTAAAGTTTTCAATTACGTATGGTTACAAGATAATTGATATATgcttattttattgaaattagggtttcaaaattttttttcttccagaAACCCTCTCGATTAACTTTGGAAATTTGGTCCCATTGCTTTAAAATAAGTTAAAGTTTAgtctatttaatttaaaaaattagaatttagtctttatagGTTCGTATGGTTTGATGAAATCTTAATAAATAGTCTTTCAAATGATtatttatgaagattttatcaattttcaaaactaacttCTACTCCCAGGGACCAAATTTACAGTTATACCAACTTTAAATGATCTCTTTTCCTTATAAATACTAATTGTATCATGGTTTTATTTGTCTTGTCATTTTATGCTTAATcaagttttaaatttattgtttttgtttttgagatttgattaagaatttaaagaaaaaagaagtcattgtaaaaaaaaaaaaaagatgagaaTAGAAATATAATTATCGAAAACTAATAATCAAATAATCAAATAGcccttattttttaaaaataaaagaaaaaaaattcaattattccTTTTCAGGACGTTAGATGTAGCTTATTGTATGATAGTAACTTGGAAAAAGAATTATACCACctagaaaagaagaaagcctaaaattttattgaaagaattaaaaactTTACTGTTTTACATACCCTAATTTCTCAAAACACACTTTTACTGTAGCATTATAGCCACATTtagaatccaaaaaaaaaaacaaaaaaaaaaatattttgaactacTAAACAAAAGAATTAGAATTACCTCCCCTTGAGCTGTACAGAGTAGCAACTGAAGTTGTTCATTATCTTTCTCAAGTGATTTTATTTTAGCAGCCAAAGCCAGAGTTCTACGAGACAGAGGCCCTAAACTATAATCATAATCATTTTAACCGCATTAAAAAAAGTCATTTCAAATAAACTCTTATCGGAAagtaaatttagaattttaccTTCGCGATAAATGTAGCAATCTCCTACACGAATCGTTCTCAATATTAGCCAACAAGAACTCACTAGCTGAGGATTCTGCTTCTCCAATTAATTGGGATAAAGCTGACTCAACCAAAATTTCCTCCATAGAAGTAAATTGAAACTgcatcaaataaaataaaattaagtaccaattattttgatattgatGAAGGGGTGATATGTAGAGTAGAGTGAGACCTTGTTCATTTGGTGTTGATCTTTGAAGAATTTCaaatccaattttaattcttcaaCTTCATCTTCCAATTCATGGACACGAACTTGGGTTTCCTTGGCTCGATCAAGAGCCAATTTTCCTCTGTTCATAAAGGCTTTCATTTTCTTGCATTGCTCCACTAAACGAGAATTCTCTTCACTCAATTGTTGGTTTTTCTCGATTGCTTTCTTCAAGCCTTGTGCATTCAATTTGGCTTCCTCCTGAGAACATAACAATTAATGgaaggtaaagaaaataaatccaaaatccagcataaagaaaaagaaaaggaagaacctTGGCGCTGTTCGTAGCGAGGATTTGTTGGTTTAATTTAGACTGTAAAGAGAGGCATTGGGATTCAAGGCTTTGGTTTGTGGCTTCAGAGGCCAAGAGTTTCAGTTCGAGAGTATTTTTTGAGATGGGAAGGCCAAGAATGTGGTCTATTGATTCTTTGATGTAATGGTCGATTTCTTGTGGAagactcatttttttttttttccttcttctttggaTTGAGAATTTGGGGGAAGAATTGTATTGTTGGGGCAAATTTTGAGAAATGGATGGGTCGGAGGATGAAGATCGTTTTTAATTTGATTGATTGTTCAAAGATTTGGGATTCAgatgaatttattattatttgaaaaggGATTGAGATGAAATTTGAAACGAAAGGAAGGAAGGTTACATGCGCCAAATACTTAGGGGGTGAGAAGAAAACGGGGCCCGCAGGATATTCTGAAacagatatatatattattatgaaATCAAACTACAagatcttttattattattattatttttatttttaagttctAAATCTAccacatttcaaattttaaatatagatgATCTATTTTGATATTGACTCAAATGTGGGATTTTCAATTCATTTGCTGATCAAATACCCTTGGTGTATATTTCGGAAGAAAAACGGtagaaaatcaagaaatttatttatttattttattattatttttaggttaaaattcTATTTCGGTCCATAAAGTTTGAATCTTGTTCTATTTtgatctctaaactttaaaaatgatCCTTTTAGTCCCCGAACTATTAAAAAGTGCTTATTTTAATCCCtacaattaatattttgtttaattctttgATGAAGTTGCATGTAGCATATGTTGAGCAAAATGAAGGTGAAGTAAAATGCCAACAACAAGTGCACCAAAATACTAAATAGCCAAAATCTAATGACTTTTGAGTTCTATAAAAAATCACTTTACCATCTAATTCGAAATTGAAACCGTAAATTTTTTTAGCGTTACTAACTTATTTAGTAGCCtagtttttgaaaatacaaGTCATATCATCATTTTGTTTAAAAGTTAACTGAATTTTAATAGCACGGACAAAAGTaagcactttttaaaagttcaaatactAGAATAAACGCGTGTTTTAAattttagggacc
This genomic window from Benincasa hispida cultivar B227 chromosome 4, ASM972705v1, whole genome shotgun sequence contains:
- the LOC120076121 gene encoding uncharacterized protein LOC120076121, with the translated sequence MENLAVKLYIEEDNRKEDKPPLEVEAKDHEEAKLNAQGLKKAIEKNQQLSEENSRLVEQCKKMKAFMNRGKLALDRAKETQVRVHELEDEVEELKLDLKFFKDQHQMNKFQFTSMEEILVESALSQLIGEAESSASEFLLANIENDSCRRLLHLSRSLGPLSRRTLALAAKIKSLEKDNEQLQLLLCTAQGEAKLLSDQIGYLLEEQTTSDGGNGGGIGKPPAGSSSPKVHERKRALED